Genomic DNA from Candidatus Cloacimonadota bacterium:
TATACGTTTTGTTCCTTTTTGGTTGCTTTTCTCGCGGAAATAATCCGAATTAAAGATTCTCTTTTTCGATAGCAGTGTAAGACTACCAATATTCTTAGACTTGAACCAAGACCTAAAAGCAGGAATCTGTCTTCAGTTTTTGAATGATCAGGATCAAAATATTCAATTGCGTTTTCATCAAAAAAGACGGTTTGTGCTTCTTCAAATGAAATGCCATGTTTCTTTTGATTGGCTTTGCTTTTAGTTTTATCCCAGTCAAATCGTAATGGCTTCATACATACATTGTAATTATATTGTAGTTATATGTCAAGGAAATTCATTTAATGAAGATTTAATGAGGTATTTAGATATAGATAGCTGGTCAACTTCTATTGAGATTCAAAGGTAGAATTGACACCTTTCTTTAATAGTTTTGCACCTATTCACCTACGCTCTACAGTATAACCGGCTTGCCAGGCCACGGCCACCAATGAACCTGGTAGCATAGTCGATATTTGAAAATGCTGTGCAGGTACGG
This window encodes:
- a CDS encoding BrnT family toxin, coding for MKPLRFDWDKTKSKANQKKHGISFEEAQTVFFDENAIEYFDPDHSKTEDRFLLLGLGSSLRILVVLHCYRKRESLIRIISARKATKKEQNV